One genomic window of Geoanaerobacter pelophilus includes the following:
- a CDS encoding glucose-6-phosphate isomerase, translating to MSANWERYQKYLCDCPEAGMLIDVSGMAFNDDFFATMEPAMQEAFNAMTALESGAIANPDENRMVGHYWLRNPGLAPDSGIAAEIEFSVRAVKEFSAAIHAGEIAPPGRSGFTRLLVIGIGGSALGPQFVADALGGASDRLKPYFFDNTDPDGMDKVLAEIGPALAETLVVVISKSGGTKETRNGMVEAQAAFDAAGLEFAKYAVAVTGAGSELDKAAVAGGWLARFPMWDWVGGRTSVTSAVGLLPAALQGIDIDALLKGAQVCDELTRRRETRSNPAALLALMWHYATNGRGEKDMVVLPYKDRLLLFSRYLQQLIMESIGKELDLTGTVVNQGISVYGNKGATDQHAYVQQLREGINNFFVTFIEVLQDRPGKSLEVEPGVTSGDYLAGFLQGTRKALAGKGRESLTITIERLDAASIGTLIALYERAVGFYAALVGINAYHQPGVEAGKKAATAVLALQAKIMARLSSQPGVEFTALELAGAVGDEGETETVFRILLHLAGNPDRRVLMARGATIATSRFKSA from the coding sequence ATGTCAGCTAACTGGGAACGATATCAGAAATATCTGTGTGATTGTCCTGAAGCCGGAATGCTGATCGATGTCAGCGGGATGGCTTTTAACGACGATTTTTTCGCAACGATGGAACCTGCCATGCAGGAGGCGTTCAACGCCATGACGGCGCTGGAGAGTGGGGCGATCGCCAACCCGGACGAGAACCGGATGGTCGGCCATTACTGGCTCAGGAATCCGGGGCTGGCGCCGGATAGCGGCATTGCTGCCGAGATCGAGTTCAGCGTCCGGGCGGTCAAGGAGTTTAGCGCTGCTATTCATGCCGGTGAGATTGCCCCTCCGGGGAGGAGCGGCTTCACCCGGCTCCTGGTGATCGGTATCGGCGGTTCCGCCTTGGGGCCGCAGTTTGTGGCCGATGCCCTGGGGGGAGCCAGTGACCGGTTAAAGCCCTATTTCTTCGACAATACCGATCCGGACGGCATGGACAAGGTGCTGGCCGAGATCGGTCCGGCGCTGGCTGAAACCCTGGTGGTGGTCATCTCCAAAAGCGGCGGCACCAAGGAGACCAGGAATGGCATGGTGGAAGCCCAGGCCGCGTTCGACGCCGCAGGGCTGGAGTTTGCGAAATATGCGGTGGCTGTGACCGGTGCCGGGAGTGAGCTAGACAAGGCCGCTGTCGCCGGGGGGTGGCTGGCGCGCTTTCCGATGTGGGACTGGGTTGGTGGCCGCACCTCGGTCACCTCGGCGGTCGGCCTGCTTCCGGCGGCGTTGCAGGGGATTGATATCGACGCTCTGCTCAAAGGGGCGCAGGTTTGCGACGAACTGACCCGACGCCGGGAGACCCGGAGCAATCCGGCGGCACTGCTGGCGCTGATGTGGCATTACGCCACTAACGGCCGCGGCGAAAAGGATATGGTGGTGTTGCCGTACAAGGACCGGCTGCTGCTGTTCTCCCGCTATCTGCAGCAGCTGATCATGGAGTCGATCGGCAAGGAACTCGACCTGACCGGCACGGTGGTCAACCAGGGCATCTCGGTTTATGGCAACAAAGGGGCCACTGACCAGCACGCCTATGTGCAGCAGCTCCGCGAAGGGATCAACAACTTTTTCGTAACCTTTATCGAGGTGTTGCAGGACCGGCCCGGAAAGTCGCTGGAGGTTGAGCCCGGTGTTACCAGCGGCGATTATCTTGCCGGATTCCTGCAGGGAACGCGCAAGGCGTTGGCCGGGAAAGGGCGGGAATCGCTGACCATTACCATCGAACGGCTCGATGCGGCAAGCATCGGCACCCTGATCGCCCTGTACGAACGGGCTGTCGGCTTCTACGCAGCGCTGGTCGGGATCAATGCCTATCATCAGCCAGGGGTGGAAGCGGGGAAAAAGGCGGCCACCGCGGTGCTTGCCCTGCAGGCGAAGATTATGGCGCGGCTCAGCTCCCAGCCGGGAGTCGAGTTTACTGCGCTTGAGCTGGCCGGGGCCGTGGGGGATGAAGGAGAGACTGAGACTGTTTTCCGGATCCTGTTGCACCTGGCCGGTAATCCTGACCGCAGGGTGCTCATGGCCCGGGGAGCGACAATAGCGACGAGCCGTTTTAAGAGCGCTTAA
- a CDS encoding transposase: MIFNRDIHHRRSIRLKNYDYSQSGAYFVTICAWQRECLFGEIVDGKMLLNDFGRVVVDSWNWLASQYDYVALEGSVVMPNHLHGIIVINNVGAVREPLLHAEKTKSLGRLIGAFKTVSTKQINIIRNNPGCTVWQRNYYERVIRNEDELTRAQEYIINNPLKWEFDKENPACQ; this comes from the coding sequence ATGATTTTCAATCGCGACATCCACCACCGTCGTTCCATCCGCCTGAAGAATTACGATTATTCACAATCCGGTGCCTATTTCGTGACCATATGCGCCTGGCAACGGGAATGCCTGTTCGGTGAAATTGTTGATGGGAAAATGCTGCTGAATGATTTCGGGCGGGTGGTTGTTGATTCTTGGAATTGGTTGGCATCACAATACGATTATGTTGCGTTAGAAGGATCTGTGGTAATGCCGAATCATCTTCATGGAATCATCGTGATTAACAACGTAGGGGCGGTTCGCGAACCGCTCCTACATGCTGAAAAGACGAAATCCCTGGGTCGTTTGATCGGGGCATTCAAGACCGTATCAACCAAGCAGATAAACATCATTCGCAACAACCCCGGCTGTACTGTCTGGCAGCGCAACTATTACGAACGGGTGATCCGCAACGAAGATGAATTGACTCGGGCTCAGGAATATATAATCAACAACCCGTTAAAATGGGAATTTGATAAGGAAAATCCGGCATGTCAGTAG
- a CDS encoding alpha-amylase family glycosyl hydrolase yields MSPENKLTEYFSYEIQVNRASWHALGLAEVTQGIRSQQLPVVMFFRELAARISARPGRKGEPVQAGALNLYALLNRVYRIICDRYFFEQEPGLLSILLEKSGFPLDSPEFTSLAVRFGEIFPPEAVLADSYLDFATWLNASEGRDQRNYQLFREMLLIRVAAENRAIDSFREILDDSELVATSHYLQACSGIERELIKAPPVAPFDLPLAELLRLPLKAAPNSLYDQLAFIRREWQAVLPKDLLVEIQTVFAIVEQESRVFAPRGEPGGIDVLEFGPGSGVNDYYPEPERFSADTDWMPNVVLLAKMVYVWLGQLSSEYGEEIRTLDRIPDAELDRLARWGVTGLWLIGIWERSPASQRIKQLCGNPEAISSAYSLFDYTIAHDLGGEPALWNLKERALQRGIRLASDMVPNHTGIYSKWILEHPDWFVQLDYPPYPGYSFTGPDLSSSPEISLHIEDGYWERRDAAVVFKYYDHRDGRTRYIYHGNDGTSTPWNDTAQLNYLNPEVREAAAGTILHVARMFPIIRFDAAMTLSKKHYQRLWFPQPGHGGVASRAEHGMTREQFDNAMPEEFWRQVVDRVAVEAADTLLLAEAFWLMEGYFVRTLGMHRVYNSAFMNMLKMEENAKYRQTVKNVLEFNPQVLQRFVNFMNNPDEKTAVEQFGKENKYFGACVLLVTMPGLPMLGHGQVEGFHEKYGMEYKRAYWDEPVDEHLVREHERRIFPLMRRRWLFSGADNFTFYDFWVGGSVNEDVYAYSNRVGEHRAIIVFHNRFASTAGWLRSSTAFAVRTGNGEEMVLRQTLLGEALGFKGDGRHYYIFRDYASGLEYIRNGRELFNEGLFVEMEAYEYHAFMDFREVWDDEYGTWGTLCHQLQGRPVESIDEEVKLVRFGPLLDSLEDILDRHAGLLTGDFGELDAKSLKKIRDAFQDDLHRFIGELAGLALLTGAPEPIVTAVAKELLYLESLAEGKSATHPVSGYTAQLLAFAWLCLHRIGELEEGDEPPAVTTELVERFGLVRPIRDELYAEGGGVDDPLATLDVVSIIRLFKAMLHWQELLALPVKEQEEWLEDLLLDRNVAAFIGRHSSGPHEWFVKERWELLVAWLELATLVNEAGLARSGKVSAAREKAVAKGAAALVKRAETAGYRVDLFLKP; encoded by the coding sequence ATGTCCCCAGAGAACAAACTTACGGAATATTTTTCATACGAAATCCAGGTAAATCGTGCATCGTGGCACGCCTTGGGGCTTGCCGAGGTCACACAAGGGATTCGTAGTCAGCAGCTCCCGGTTGTCATGTTTTTCCGGGAGCTTGCCGCTCGCATCTCAGCAAGGCCCGGCCGGAAAGGCGAGCCGGTCCAGGCAGGGGCTCTGAATCTTTATGCGCTGCTGAATCGCGTCTACCGCATTATCTGCGATCGTTATTTCTTCGAGCAGGAGCCGGGACTGCTGTCGATACTCCTGGAAAAGAGCGGTTTTCCCTTGGACTCTCCGGAATTTACCTCGCTGGCGGTCCGGTTCGGTGAAATCTTCCCACCCGAGGCAGTGCTTGCTGACAGCTATCTGGATTTCGCGACTTGGCTGAATGCCTCCGAGGGGCGCGATCAGCGCAACTATCAGCTGTTCCGGGAAATGCTGCTCATCAGGGTCGCTGCCGAGAACAGGGCAATCGACAGTTTCCGGGAGATCCTGGACGATAGCGAGCTGGTCGCTACCAGCCATTATCTGCAGGCATGTTCCGGTATAGAACGGGAGCTGATCAAGGCGCCGCCGGTGGCGCCGTTCGATCTGCCGCTGGCCGAACTGCTGCGTCTCCCGCTGAAGGCTGCGCCCAATTCCTTGTACGACCAGCTGGCCTTCATCCGTCGCGAGTGGCAGGCGGTCCTTCCCAAGGATCTCCTGGTCGAGATCCAGACCGTTTTTGCCATTGTCGAGCAGGAGAGCCGGGTCTTTGCCCCTCGTGGCGAGCCGGGCGGAATCGATGTCCTGGAGTTCGGTCCCGGGAGCGGGGTCAACGATTATTACCCGGAGCCGGAGCGGTTTTCCGCCGATACTGACTGGATGCCGAACGTGGTGCTGCTGGCCAAGATGGTCTACGTCTGGCTGGGGCAGCTCTCCAGTGAGTATGGTGAAGAGATCAGGACTCTTGACCGGATTCCGGACGCCGAACTGGACCGTCTGGCCCGCTGGGGAGTCACCGGGCTCTGGCTGATCGGCATCTGGGAGCGGTCGCCCGCGTCCCAGCGGATCAAGCAGCTCTGCGGCAATCCGGAAGCCATTTCCTCTGCCTATTCCCTCTTTGACTACACTATTGCCCATGACTTAGGGGGCGAGCCGGCGCTCTGGAACCTCAAGGAGCGGGCGCTGCAGCGTGGCATAAGGCTGGCCAGCGACATGGTGCCGAACCACACCGGCATTTACTCCAAATGGATCCTGGAGCACCCGGACTGGTTCGTCCAGCTCGATTACCCGCCGTATCCCGGCTACAGCTTCACCGGCCCGGACCTGTCATCGTCGCCGGAGATCAGCCTGCATATCGAGGACGGCTACTGGGAGCGGCGCGATGCCGCGGTGGTCTTCAAGTATTACGATCACCGGGACGGCCGGACCCGCTACATCTACCACGGCAACGACGGCACCAGCACCCCCTGGAACGACACGGCCCAGCTCAATTACCTGAATCCCGAGGTGCGCGAGGCAGCTGCCGGCACCATCCTCCACGTGGCGCGCATGTTCCCGATCATCCGCTTCGATGCTGCCATGACCCTGTCCAAGAAGCATTACCAGCGGCTCTGGTTCCCCCAGCCCGGTCATGGCGGGGTGGCATCGCGGGCCGAACATGGCATGACCAGGGAGCAGTTTGACAACGCCATGCCCGAGGAGTTCTGGCGCCAGGTGGTGGATCGGGTGGCGGTTGAGGCTGCCGATACCCTGCTGCTGGCCGAGGCGTTCTGGCTCATGGAAGGGTATTTCGTCCGGACCCTTGGGATGCACCGGGTCTATAACAGCGCCTTCATGAACATGCTGAAGATGGAGGAGAACGCCAAGTACCGCCAGACCGTGAAGAACGTCCTGGAGTTCAACCCCCAGGTGCTGCAGCGCTTCGTCAACTTCATGAACAACCCGGACGAAAAGACCGCAGTGGAGCAGTTCGGCAAGGAGAACAAGTATTTCGGCGCCTGCGTGCTGCTGGTGACCATGCCCGGCCTGCCGATGCTCGGCCACGGCCAGGTGGAAGGGTTCCACGAGAAATACGGCATGGAATACAAGCGGGCCTACTGGGACGAACCGGTGGATGAGCACCTGGTGCGGGAGCACGAACGGCGGATCTTCCCGCTGATGCGCCGCCGCTGGCTCTTCTCCGGGGCCGACAACTTCACCTTCTATGATTTCTGGGTGGGCGGCTCGGTCAACGAGGATGTCTACGCCTACTCCAACCGGGTCGGCGAACACCGGGCGATCATTGTCTTCCACAACCGTTTCGCCTCGACCGCCGGCTGGCTCCGGAGTTCCACCGCCTTTGCGGTCAGGACCGGCAACGGTGAAGAGATGGTTCTTCGCCAGACCTTGCTCGGCGAGGCGCTTGGCTTCAAGGGGGATGGTCGGCACTACTACATCTTCCGCGATTATGCCAGCGGTCTCGAATATATCCGCAACGGCCGGGAACTGTTCAATGAGGGGCTGTTCGTGGAGATGGAGGCGTACGAATACCATGCCTTCATGGATTTCCGCGAGGTGTGGGACGACGAATACGGCACCTGGGGTACTCTCTGCCACCAGCTGCAGGGGCGGCCGGTGGAGAGCATCGACGAAGAGGTGAAGCTGGTCAGGTTTGGCCCGCTGCTCGACAGTCTGGAGGATATTCTCGATCGCCATGCCGGGCTGCTCACCGGAGATTTCGGTGAACTGGACGCAAAAAGCCTGAAAAAGATCCGGGACGCCTTCCAAGACGATCTTCATCGGTTTATCGGGGAGCTGGCCGGTCTGGCCTTACTGACCGGTGCGCCGGAGCCGATTGTAACGGCAGTGGCCAAAGAGCTGCTCTACCTGGAAAGCCTTGCTGAGGGGAAATCAGCAACGCATCCTGTTTCCGGATATACCGCGCAACTGCTGGCCTTTGCCTGGCTCTGCCTGCACCGTATCGGTGAACTGGAAGAGGGGGATGAACCGCCAGCGGTGACCACTGAACTGGTGGAGCGCTTCGGGCTGGTCCGGCCGATCCGCGATGAACTCTATGCCGAGGGTGGCGGCGTGGATGACCCGCTGGCAACTCTTGATGTAGTGAGCATCATCCGCCTGTTCAAAGCCATGCTTCATTGGCAGGAGCTACTGGCTCTGCCGGTAAAGGAGCAGGAGGAGTGGCTGGAAGATCTCCTCCTTGACCGCAATGTCGCGGCCTTTATCGGCCGCCATAGCAGCGGCCCGCATGAATGGTTTGTCAAGGAGCGCTGGGAGCTGCTAGTCGCCTGGCTGGAGCTGGCTACTCTGGTCAATGAGGCAGGACTCGCCAGGAGCGGCAAGGTATCCGCTGCCAGGGAAAAAGCGGTAGCCAAGGGTGCTGCAGCGCTGGTGAAACGGGCCGAGACTGCCGGTTACCGGGTGGACCTGTTTCTGAAGCCGTAG
- a CDS encoding PEP/pyruvate-binding domain-containing protein, which translates to MKSDTSANPTKDDLCAQFMGREERMLALVRRYFSLDDLQAIKARIIGSGFIGGKAVGMLLSRAILRADRDGGWEQMLEPHDSFFVGTDVFDAFIEHNGWLDIMREQRSEAGYLSGAARLRDLFPEGEFPPTIRAEFRRMLDHYGQFPIIARSSSLMEDGFGNAFAGKYDSFFCVNQGPLEQRLLQFEAAVRRIYLSTMSEEALQYRLRRGLASREERMAILVQRVSGRRQGDYFFPAFAGVGISYNTFVWHPSIDPTAGMLRMVVGLGTRAVDRVEGDYPRIVSLDQPMLLPMGDQDDLRRFTQRDVDLLDIAANDIRTISLRELLGQEHRLPLELFGNRDVSGLIVTFERLLTRTGFSETMRRLLATLEKTYGYPVDVEFTGNFIDERNLAINIVQCRPLQTRGVQSMRVEIPLRPDEDSLFRSRGSFMGGSIVQPLQRVISVDPERYTSLTLSDKYELARIIGRLNRMIPSREELPTLLMGPGRWGTTTPSLGVPVRFAEFNSVSVLAEVAFSAGGLMPELSFGSHFFQDLVESGIFYVALHPERKGCFLNDGLLAALPNRLEELLPDDARFAEVIRIVDLPERFTLLADIVSQELACYREERFEPEPVSPDAPDQDKPAGFVTTGLPGLDSILGGLRLGDNVVWRVDRIEDFHAYVRPFVASALAAGRRVVYIRFAGHEPLVENLPQVTVHNLDALRGFESFTVKLHEIIGQEGREAFYLFDCLSSLLDAWATDAMIGNFFSVTCPYLFELDTIAYFPLIRGTHPFSTIARIRSTTQLLLDLHSFEGESILHPLKVWRRSSPTMFLPHRHQGDRFEPVKASCDASTLFIGLHGTRTEKAVPHIDHWEWLFMKARKLARGKGSDRSRQAMVDNLCRLLFGSDKRMLALARRHVTLEDFLWIKERMIGTGYIGGKAAGMVVARAILERDQDFDWSGVLEPHDSFFIGSDLFHTYLVHNGWWKVFMEHKSPEGYLEGAAKLRKLLLLGSFPAGICEEFQKLLEYFGQYPIIVRLSSLQEDGFGNAFAGKYGSFFCVNQGTPEERYCQFEEAVRLAYASTMSEDALQYRLQRGLDRQEEQMALLVQRVAGAYHGRYFFPEIAGVGLSYNTFVWDESVDPHAGMLRLVFGLGTRATARVAGDYTRIVSLDHPTMVPFGTPESGQRFCQRQIDLLDIEENECRTMPISTLLAEGVELPEVYRSYGTTLPRRGGRGVEKGLTFDRLLSGQDFPEVMGRLLATLERAYNYPVDVEFTATSSSSGGLRLNLVQCRPLQTRGVQVQRVEIPGDLPEDAVLFRSQGHFLGGSIHMPIRRVIHIPSGAFLALPLNERYEIARIVGRLNRLIPSREELPTLLMAPGRLGTTTPEMGVPVRFAEIDRMAALAEQAFSLGSLAPELSFGSHFFQDLVESGIFYVAVYPEEKGCLTNERLLSQLPNRLADLLPDDAGLAEYVRVVDLAGEFRLMADIVSQGVICCS; encoded by the coding sequence GTGAAATCCGATACCTCTGCCAATCCTACCAAAGATGACCTCTGCGCCCAGTTCATGGGGCGCGAAGAGCGGATGCTGGCCCTGGTCCGCCGTTATTTCTCTCTCGACGATTTGCAGGCAATCAAGGCGCGTATCATCGGCAGCGGCTTCATCGGCGGCAAGGCGGTCGGCATGCTGCTGAGCCGGGCCATCCTCCGGGCTGACCGGGACGGCGGCTGGGAGCAGATGCTGGAGCCGCACGACTCTTTTTTCGTCGGCACCGATGTCTTTGACGCCTTTATCGAGCACAACGGTTGGCTCGATATCATGCGCGAGCAGCGGAGCGAGGCCGGCTATCTGAGCGGCGCTGCCCGGCTGCGCGACCTGTTCCCGGAAGGGGAATTCCCACCAACGATCCGCGCCGAGTTCCGCAGGATGCTGGACCATTACGGCCAGTTCCCGATCATTGCCCGTTCCTCAAGCCTTATGGAAGACGGCTTCGGCAACGCCTTTGCCGGCAAGTACGACAGTTTCTTCTGCGTCAACCAGGGTCCCCTGGAACAGCGCTTGCTGCAGTTCGAGGCAGCGGTGCGGCGGATTTACCTCAGCACCATGAGCGAGGAGGCGCTGCAGTACCGTTTGCGGCGCGGTCTTGCCAGCCGGGAAGAGCGGATGGCAATCCTGGTGCAGCGCGTGTCCGGCAGGCGGCAGGGGGACTATTTCTTCCCGGCCTTTGCCGGGGTTGGCATCTCCTATAACACCTTTGTCTGGCACCCATCCATCGACCCGACTGCCGGGATGCTCCGGATGGTCGTCGGGCTGGGCACCAGGGCGGTTGACCGCGTGGAGGGGGACTATCCGCGGATCGTCTCCCTGGACCAGCCGATGCTGCTGCCGATGGGTGACCAGGATGACCTGCGGCGTTTTACCCAGCGGGATGTGGACCTGCTGGATATTGCGGCAAATGACATCCGCACCATCTCCCTGCGGGAGCTCCTTGGCCAGGAACACCGGCTGCCGCTGGAGCTGTTCGGTAACCGGGACGTTTCCGGCCTGATCGTGACCTTTGAGCGGCTCCTGACCCGGACCGGCTTTAGCGAGACCATGCGCCGGTTGCTGGCTACCCTGGAAAAGACCTACGGCTATCCGGTGGATGTGGAGTTTACCGGCAATTTCATTGATGAACGCAACCTGGCAATCAATATCGTCCAGTGCCGGCCGCTTCAGACCCGCGGCGTGCAGTCGATGCGGGTGGAGATACCGCTCAGACCCGATGAGGATTCGCTGTTCCGGTCGCGGGGGAGCTTCATGGGCGGGAGCATTGTCCAGCCGTTGCAGCGGGTGATCTCGGTCGATCCGGAACGGTACACCTCCCTGACCCTGTCCGACAAATACGAGCTGGCACGGATCATTGGCCGCCTCAACCGGATGATCCCGTCGCGGGAAGAGCTGCCGACGCTGCTGATGGGGCCGGGGAGATGGGGGACTACCACCCCGTCGCTCGGGGTTCCGGTGCGGTTCGCCGAGTTCAATTCAGTGAGCGTGCTGGCGGAAGTTGCCTTTTCCGCAGGCGGCCTGATGCCGGAGCTGTCGTTCGGTTCCCATTTCTTCCAGGATCTGGTGGAGTCGGGGATATTTTATGTGGCCCTGCACCCGGAGCGGAAAGGGTGCTTCCTGAACGACGGACTGCTGGCAGCGCTGCCGAATCGCCTGGAAGAGCTGCTGCCCGACGATGCCCGCTTTGCCGAGGTGATCCGCATTGTGGACTTGCCGGAACGGTTTACCCTGTTGGCCGATATTGTCAGCCAGGAGCTGGCCTGTTACCGGGAGGAGCGGTTCGAGCCTGAGCCGGTAAGCCCGGACGCGCCGGATCAGGATAAGCCTGCCGGATTCGTCACCACCGGTCTGCCCGGTCTCGACTCGATCCTCGGCGGACTGCGGCTCGGGGATAACGTAGTCTGGCGCGTTGACCGGATCGAAGACTTCCATGCCTATGTCCGGCCGTTTGTGGCATCTGCACTTGCTGCCGGCCGGCGGGTCGTGTATATCCGCTTTGCCGGCCACGAGCCGCTGGTGGAAAACTTGCCACAAGTTACGGTCCACAACCTCGATGCCCTGCGTGGTTTTGAATCGTTTACCGTCAAGCTCCACGAGATCATCGGTCAGGAGGGGCGGGAGGCATTTTACCTTTTCGACTGCCTGTCAAGCCTGCTTGACGCCTGGGCCACCGATGCCATGATCGGCAATTTCTTCTCAGTGACCTGTCCCTACCTGTTTGAGCTGGACACCATCGCCTACTTCCCCCTGATCCGGGGGACTCACCCTTTTTCGACCATTGCCCGGATCCGCTCCACCACCCAGCTGCTGCTCGACCTGCACAGTTTTGAGGGGGAGTCGATCCTGCATCCGCTCAAGGTCTGGCGCCGTTCTTCCCCGACCATGTTCCTGCCGCACCGTCATCAGGGCGACCGCTTCGAGCCGGTCAAGGCGAGCTGCGACGCTTCCACGCTGTTTATCGGGCTGCATGGCACCAGGACGGAAAAAGCGGTGCCGCATATCGATCATTGGGAATGGCTGTTCATGAAGGCCAGGAAGCTGGCTCGCGGCAAGGGGAGCGACCGGAGCCGTCAGGCAATGGTGGACAATCTCTGCCGACTACTGTTCGGCTCGGATAAGCGGATGCTGGCGCTGGCGCGGCGCCATGTAACGCTGGAGGACTTTCTCTGGATCAAGGAACGGATGATCGGCACCGGCTACATCGGCGGCAAGGCCGCTGGGATGGTTGTTGCCAGGGCCATCTTGGAGCGGGACCAGGATTTTGACTGGAGCGGCGTGCTTGAACCCCATGATTCGTTCTTCATCGGCTCGGACCTGTTTCACACCTATCTGGTGCATAACGGCTGGTGGAAGGTGTTCATGGAGCACAAGAGTCCGGAGGGCTACCTGGAAGGGGCGGCCAAGCTCCGCAAGCTTTTGCTGCTCGGCTCTTTCCCGGCCGGGATCTGCGAGGAGTTTCAGAAGCTGCTGGAGTACTTCGGCCAGTACCCGATCATTGTGCGGCTCAGCAGCCTGCAGGAAGACGGTTTCGGCAATGCCTTTGCCGGCAAGTATGGCAGCTTCTTCTGTGTCAACCAGGGGACCCCGGAGGAGCGTTACTGCCAGTTCGAAGAGGCGGTACGGCTGGCCTATGCCAGCACCATGAGCGAAGATGCCCTGCAGTATCGGCTGCAGCGGGGGCTGGACCGCCAGGAGGAGCAGATGGCGCTTCTGGTACAGCGGGTTGCCGGTGCCTACCATGGCCGCTATTTCTTCCCTGAGATTGCCGGGGTCGGCCTTTCTTACAATACCTTTGTCTGGGATGAGTCGGTAGATCCTCATGCCGGGATGCTGCGGCTGGTATTCGGCCTGGGAACCCGTGCCACGGCGCGGGTAGCAGGCGATTATACCCGGATTGTCTCGCTGGATCATCCGACCATGGTTCCGTTCGGCACTCCTGAGAGCGGCCAGCGGTTCTGCCAGCGGCAGATCGACCTGCTGGACATCGAGGAGAACGAGTGCCGCACCATGCCGATCTCCACGTTGCTGGCCGAAGGGGTGGAGCTGCCGGAGGTGTACCGGTCATACGGCACCACGCTGCCGCGGCGCGGGGGGAGAGGAGTCGAAAAAGGGCTGACCTTTGACCGGCTTCTTAGCGGCCAGGATTTCCCGGAGGTCATGGGGCGGCTCCTGGCCACCCTGGAACGGGCCTATAATTACCCGGTGGACGTCGAGTTTACCGCTACCTCGTCGTCGAGCGGCGGGCTGAGGCTGAACCTGGTCCAGTGCCGGCCGCTGCAGACTAGGGGAGTGCAGGTTCAAAGGGTCGAGATTCCCGGCGACCTGCCGGAAGATGCCGTGCTTTTCCGCTCCCAGGGGCATTTCCTGGGTGGCAGCATCCATATGCCGATCCGAAGGGTGATCCATATCCCCAGCGGCGCCTTCCTGGCCTTGCCGTTGAACGAGCGCTATGAAATCGCCCGGATCGTAGGGCGTCTCAACCGGTTGATCCCGTCGCGCGAGGAGCTGCCGACGCTGCTGATGGCTCCCGGTCGACTCGGCACCACTACGCCGGAGATGGGGGTGCCGGTGCGCTTTGCCGAGATTGACCGGATGGCGGCCCTTGCCGAACAGGCATTTTCCTTGGGAAGCCTGGCACCGGAGCTTTCTTTCGGCTCGCACTTTTTCCAGGACCTGGTGGAGTCGGGGATCTTCTATGTTGCCGTGTATCCAGAGGAAAAGGGGTGCCTGACCAATGAACGGCTGCTGTCGCAGCTCCCCAACCGTCTGGCCGACCTGCTCCCCGACGATGCCGGGCTTGCCGAATATGTGCGGGTTGTGGACCTGGCAGGGGAGTTCCGGCTGATGGCGGACATTGTCAGCCAGGGAGTGATCTGCTGCAGTTGA